One genomic region from Reichenbachiella ulvae encodes:
- a CDS encoding SusC/RagA family TonB-linked outer membrane protein — MSSFFGFAQSLVSVNGQVLDQSGEPLIGVSVQVENTSTGAVTDIEGNFRFQAEKGSVVVIRMVGMKEQRLTVENSEPLFIKLEEDSEVLDEVVVNGFQVVDRKLFTGAASRLEMQDVKLEGVADASRMLEGRVAGVTVDNVSGTFGTSPKIRIRGNSSINGNNQPLYVVDGVILEDLSEVNTDDFISGNANTLISSSIANLNPSDIETYQILKDASATAIYGARAANGVIVITTKKGRTGALQVNYNSNYSVKVRPTYNQFNLLNSEQEMSIYREMQNKGLIDITTSARSQNYGAMGKMYVLINQKEIPWGTGGGLNEDFLNQYENTNTDWFDVLFNDFGLQQQHSLSFTSGTKKSTSYYSLSYLHDDGQTIADQVQRLTASARNIYNVSDKFSFGLKLSGSYRDQEAPGTRNREFDPITGTYSRDFDINPLSFALNTSRSMRPYDENGDLEYFRRNYAPFNILEELKYNFININVLDVSTQANFDYSPVKNLSINGVFQLRYASTKRDHTVHERSNQAEAYRANDTQFFQDANNLLFRDPDNPGLNPVVVLPQGGFNYLDQTDLLSYFGRFSANYTKEIGLDHTVNVLAGAEMRYSDRVERSATAMGVIYESGGVVVTDPNIVEFFNLQNIDINTFDETRDRFIGAFLNAGYAYKGKYIANFTGRYDGSNQLGRSREARYLPTWNVSAAWNADQEGFMKGFDFLDELKIRATYGLSGNLPPGASAILNLQSDVTIRPTDVEPYLYIQDLTNEDLTWEKLTEFNVGMDLGIWNNRLTTSMDYYYRQSFDLIGSVLTSGVGGQSLKYGNFADMEAHGFEIAFNTLNIQKNAFSWSTNFNIGYTYDQITKLDFGPRLADALDQNGAAVLGGPRRGIFSSRFAGLSPNGIPTFYGEGDQIVTEVDLQDRENLTGVLKYEGSAEPRGGGGFSNVFRYKGISLNVLLTYKFDYKIRLNNGFRSSYSDFVSLPAELQDRWMVPGDEEETNVPVILTDRQVRVGADVQAYSLYNQSDVRVANGDYVRLKSVRLGYQIPPKWTEKARLRTASVSLEGQNLWLIYSDSRLNGQDPEFFNSGGVALPQPRMITFSLNLGL; from the coding sequence GTGAGCAGTTTTTTTGGTTTCGCTCAGAGTCTGGTTTCTGTCAATGGTCAGGTGCTCGATCAAAGTGGTGAACCACTCATAGGTGTTTCTGTTCAGGTAGAAAACACCTCAACTGGTGCTGTTACGGATATTGAAGGGAATTTCCGTTTTCAGGCTGAAAAGGGATCTGTTGTTGTAATCCGAATGGTGGGGATGAAAGAACAGCGACTTACAGTTGAAAATTCGGAACCGCTCTTCATCAAACTAGAAGAGGATTCTGAGGTTTTGGATGAAGTAGTCGTTAACGGATTTCAGGTTGTAGATCGAAAGTTGTTTACCGGAGCTGCCTCCCGACTCGAAATGCAGGATGTCAAGTTGGAAGGGGTAGCAGATGCCAGTAGGATGCTCGAAGGTCGAGTCGCGGGCGTCACAGTAGACAATGTCTCAGGTACTTTTGGGACTTCCCCTAAAATCCGAATCAGAGGTAATTCTTCCATCAATGGAAACAATCAGCCGCTCTATGTAGTGGATGGTGTGATTCTGGAGGATCTTTCTGAAGTGAACACAGATGATTTTATCTCGGGTAATGCCAATACTTTGATTAGCTCATCTATCGCTAATCTCAATCCCAGTGATATAGAAACCTATCAAATCTTAAAAGATGCATCTGCCACGGCGATCTATGGTGCAAGAGCCGCCAATGGGGTGATTGTGATTACAACAAAGAAGGGTAGAACAGGTGCCCTTCAAGTCAATTATAATAGCAATTATTCAGTAAAAGTCCGCCCAACTTACAATCAATTCAATTTGTTGAATTCAGAACAGGAGATGTCTATCTATCGCGAGATGCAAAACAAAGGATTGATAGATATAACTACATCGGCTCGGTCTCAGAACTATGGTGCGATGGGGAAAATGTATGTTTTGATCAATCAAAAGGAAATTCCATGGGGCACAGGTGGCGGTTTGAACGAAGATTTTTTGAATCAATATGAGAATACCAACACGGATTGGTTCGATGTTTTGTTCAACGATTTTGGATTACAACAACAGCATTCTTTGAGCTTTACCTCAGGGACAAAAAAATCAACCAGTTACTATTCACTCAGTTATTTGCATGACGATGGCCAGACGATAGCTGACCAAGTACAGAGGTTGACAGCTTCGGCTCGTAATATCTATAATGTGTCGGACAAATTCAGTTTTGGTTTGAAGCTGAGCGGTAGCTATAGAGATCAAGAAGCACCTGGGACGAGAAACCGTGAGTTTGATCCTATTACTGGGACTTATAGCAGGGATTTTGACATCAATCCTTTGAGCTTCGCATTGAATACCAGCCGATCCATGCGGCCTTATGACGAAAACGGTGATTTAGAATATTTCAGAAGAAATTATGCACCTTTCAATATCCTAGAGGAGCTGAAGTATAATTTCATTAATATCAATGTTTTGGATGTGTCTACACAGGCTAATTTTGATTACTCGCCCGTCAAAAATCTATCTATCAATGGGGTTTTTCAACTCCGATATGCAAGTACTAAAAGAGATCATACTGTTCATGAACGATCGAATCAGGCGGAAGCCTATCGAGCCAATGACACTCAATTCTTTCAGGATGCGAATAACTTACTATTTAGGGATCCAGACAATCCAGGTTTGAACCCAGTCGTGGTCCTGCCACAAGGAGGTTTCAATTATCTGGACCAAACGGATCTATTGAGCTATTTCGGCAGATTTAGTGCCAACTACACCAAAGAAATTGGACTTGATCATACCGTGAATGTTTTGGCGGGTGCTGAGATGAGATACTCTGATAGAGTCGAGAGAAGTGCGACAGCCATGGGGGTCATTTATGAAAGTGGTGGAGTCGTGGTGACTGACCCTAATATTGTAGAATTCTTCAATCTGCAGAATATAGATATCAATACCTTTGATGAGACTAGAGATCGCTTCATAGGTGCTTTTTTGAATGCTGGGTACGCTTATAAAGGAAAGTATATAGCCAACTTTACCGGCAGGTACGATGGCTCTAATCAATTAGGGAGAAGCAGAGAGGCTCGATATTTACCTACATGGAATGTGTCTGCAGCCTGGAATGCGGATCAGGAAGGCTTCATGAAGGGATTTGATTTTCTCGATGAGTTGAAAATAAGGGCTACCTATGGATTGTCAGGTAATTTACCACCTGGGGCTAGTGCCATTCTGAATTTGCAATCGGATGTGACCATACGACCAACTGATGTAGAACCCTATTTATACATTCAGGATTTGACCAACGAAGATTTGACCTGGGAAAAATTGACTGAATTCAATGTGGGTATGGATCTGGGGATTTGGAACAATCGCCTGACTACATCCATGGACTACTACTATAGACAATCATTTGATTTGATTGGAAGTGTGTTGACCAGCGGAGTGGGAGGGCAGTCACTCAAGTATGGGAATTTCGCGGATATGGAAGCCCATGGTTTTGAAATAGCATTCAATACCTTGAATATTCAAAAAAATGCATTTAGCTGGAGTACTAATTTCAACATTGGCTACACCTATGATCAGATTACTAAATTGGATTTCGGGCCTAGGTTGGCTGATGCATTAGACCAAAATGGGGCAGCAGTTTTAGGCGGTCCAAGGAGAGGGATTTTCTCTTCTCGCTTTGCCGGATTGTCACCCAATGGTATTCCGACTTTTTATGGAGAAGGAGATCAAATCGTAACGGAGGTGGACCTACAAGACAGAGAAAACCTGACAGGAGTTTTAAAATATGAGGGATCCGCTGAACCAAGGGGTGGAGGAGGTTTCTCCAATGTTTTCAGATACAAAGGCATTTCACTCAATGTATTGTTGACATACAAGTTCGATTACAAAATCAGGTTGAACAATGGCTTTAGATCTAGCTATAGTGACTTTGTGTCTTTGCCAGCCGAACTGCAAGATAGATGGATGGTACCTGGGGATGAAGAGGAAACCAATGTGCCAGTGATTCTAACGGATAGACAGGTAAGAGTAGGTGCTGATGTACAAGCTTATTCGCTTTATAATCAAAGTGATGTGAGAGTGGCCAATGGAGATTATGTGAGATTGAAAAGTGTACGCTTAGGATATCAGATACCTCCGAAATGGACAGAAAAAGCACGGTTAAGAACTGCAAGTGTAAGTTTGGAAGGACAAAATCTATGGTTGATCTATTCGGATAGTAGGCTGAATGGACAAGATCCTGAATTCTTTAATAGTGGAGGAGTAGCATTGCCTCAACCACGGATGATCACCTTTTCATTGAATTTAGGCTTATGA
- a CDS encoding copper resistance protein NlpE: MKRIFNNLLIVSLLAFSLACSESEDPTPHIVGTWEMQSEADYNVPSEYNWFAYEYSLADLGYESYTLELVKNGTFTIKIERIGLSTIADQGTWIHNEEEESLTLDLDGDEIVYSVEQNELDLLKLSQPIQALAISNADLQALLPEHNNSISEVIAYVNSLPQEERDQITAVISYEVLQSFSRAEEVE; encoded by the coding sequence ATGAAAAGAATTTTTAATAATTTATTGATTGTCAGTCTTCTGGCTTTTTCGCTTGCTTGTAGTGAAAGTGAAGATCCTACTCCGCATATAGTTGGAACTTGGGAAATGCAGTCAGAAGCAGATTACAATGTGCCATCTGAGTATAATTGGTTTGCCTATGAGTATAGTTTGGCAGATTTAGGATATGAAAGTTACACTTTAGAGTTAGTTAAGAATGGAACATTTACAATTAAAATCGAAAGAATTGGACTTTCTACCATTGCAGATCAAGGTACATGGATTCATAATGAAGAAGAGGAGTCACTTACTTTAGATTTAGATGGTGATGAAATAGTATATTCTGTTGAGCAGAATGAATTGGATTTGTTAAAATTAAGTCAGCCTATTCAAGCATTAGCAATTTCAAATGCAGACCTACAAGCTCTACTCCCAGAACATAATAATAGTATAAGTGAAGTGATTGCTTATGTGAATTCATTGCCGCAAGAGGAAAGAGATCAAATAACCGCGGTTATTTCTTATGAAGTTCTCCAGTCATTTTCAAGAGCAGAAGAGGTAGAATAA
- a CDS encoding META domain-containing protein, whose amino-acid sequence MKGLSNILLLSAILMSCSASKNESSDTFDYRIDHLWINSVQSPCASVGKPSCYQADIVRGNQPERWKTFYHDIIGFRYEPGYVYQLKVRVEFTDSTSSEPDFIRYTLIEEEMKQKDYTLDLNGGWNLTTIDGDSIPDFDSTQIAPNIHFSPESGIVSGSSGCNQFSGSFHLSFINKLKLGSMVSTRRMCPDMQIEQDMLGAFQQIDEFIIKDEKLALQDYNGKVLMTFEKIPEY is encoded by the coding sequence ATGAAAGGTCTTAGTAATATCTTACTGCTATCCGCTATTCTAATGAGCTGTAGTGCATCCAAGAATGAAAGCTCTGACACCTTCGACTACAGAATCGATCATCTATGGATCAACAGTGTACAGTCACCCTGTGCCAGCGTAGGCAAGCCTTCTTGTTATCAAGCAGATATAGTCAGAGGCAACCAACCCGAAAGATGGAAGACCTTTTATCATGACATCATTGGTTTTCGCTATGAACCAGGCTATGTCTATCAGCTTAAAGTTCGTGTAGAGTTTACCGATTCGACAAGTAGCGAGCCTGACTTCATTAGATATACATTGATTGAAGAGGAAATGAAACAAAAAGATTACACCCTTGATCTGAACGGTGGTTGGAACCTTACGACAATCGACGGAGATTCTATTCCCGATTTTGATTCTACACAGATTGCTCCCAACATTCATTTCTCTCCCGAATCTGGCATAGTTTCAGGAAGCTCAGGTTGCAATCAGTTTTCGGGATCCTTTCATCTTAGCTTTATCAACAAACTAAAATTGGGATCAATGGTAAGCACACGTCGAATGTGTCCCGATATGCAAATCGAGCAGGATATGCTAGGTGCATTTCAGCAAATAGATGAATTCATCATCAAAGATGAAAAACTGGCGCTGCAAGATTACAATGGAAAGGTACTCATGACCTTTGAGAAAATTCCGGAATATTAG
- a CDS encoding DUF5686 and carboxypeptidase-like regulatory domain-containing protein → MKLTSLLLFISLLFGLEAMAQESTRIRGVVLDQETGEPLPFVNISFDGTTTGTTSDIEGKYYLQTTQATERLKASYIGYDPVIKSVNIGTSQVIDFRLTSSSMELEEVTVKSKKLRYRNKDNPAVTIIQKVIDNKDQNQMESMDYYEYNKYEKVEFDFNNITEKFKQKRVMRDFQMVFDYMDTSDINGKTYLPIFLRETSSQVYYRKDPEREVEYRLGTKLTGFEDYFDNQGISYILDKLYQDVDIYENNMPILSQRFVSPISILAPLTYKYYIADTLEFEGEKYFKLAFQPRNEGDLAFVGNVFITTDSAYAVKKIDMRIADGINLNFVEDMFVKQEFEKNEYGAYELKTDEVNMDFNIVDGNGVGIFGRRTVSYSDLLYNQQRSDTIYAGNEKIKELALVGEQSDEFWEEARHMELSKSEQGVYALNQEIKELPAFKRFMDILTLVTIGYQDFNKVAMGPVGTFVSYNQIEGTRFRFGGMTTEKFSRYWQIQAYGAYGLMDEEWKYAGKVSHYFTENRLDHASVYYAKDLVNPGESLQYAMEANLFHSFRRGVNDKMIYSDKYGFSYGKVLGRGFSYNIGGSVEDLQPGGVLTFQPGVIDTSFKDKDQRRAEEIEVTELKLGIRFAPNEQYYQGRTGTWSIPNKYPIITIDYWHGFKDVFYSDYSYDRIQLRVSKRFFVAPFGYTDFDVAYTQLWGQVPYPLLTLPRGNQSYAYSSRAFNMMNYLEFVSDRQVNLQLSHYFNGYIMNKIPLVNKLKLRSVVTYKVLFGTLSDVNNPDMHSDLPSFPHNVDGSQATYALTSDPYMEASFGISNIFKFLRIDAVKRITYLDRPNVPTGWAIRAKVQVEF, encoded by the coding sequence TTGAAATTAACCAGTCTTCTACTTTTTATTTCCCTACTATTTGGTCTTGAAGCCATGGCTCAGGAATCAACCCGTATTCGCGGGGTTGTTTTGGATCAAGAGACTGGTGAGCCTCTGCCTTTTGTTAATATTTCATTTGACGGCACTACTACTGGTACTACCTCAGATATCGAAGGGAAGTACTATTTGCAAACTACCCAAGCCACTGAGCGCCTCAAGGCATCTTACATTGGATATGATCCAGTAATAAAATCAGTCAATATTGGAACTTCACAAGTCATTGATTTTCGATTGACTTCATCTAGTATGGAACTGGAGGAAGTCACCGTAAAAAGTAAAAAGCTGAGATATCGAAACAAGGATAACCCTGCGGTGACCATCATTCAGAAGGTAATTGACAACAAAGATCAAAACCAGATGGAAAGCATGGACTACTATGAATACAACAAGTATGAAAAAGTAGAGTTCGACTTCAATAATATTACCGAGAAATTCAAGCAAAAAAGGGTAATGAGGGATTTTCAGATGGTTTTCGATTACATGGATACCTCAGATATCAATGGCAAAACTTACCTTCCTATCTTTTTGAGGGAAACGAGTTCGCAAGTCTATTATCGAAAAGATCCTGAAAGGGAAGTGGAGTACCGTTTAGGTACGAAGTTGACAGGTTTTGAAGATTATTTTGACAATCAGGGGATCTCTTACATTCTGGATAAACTTTATCAGGATGTTGATATCTATGAAAACAATATGCCGATTTTGTCTCAGCGTTTTGTGAGTCCTATCTCTATTTTGGCTCCTTTGACTTACAAATACTATATCGCTGACACCTTAGAGTTTGAAGGTGAAAAGTATTTCAAATTGGCCTTTCAGCCGCGTAATGAAGGCGATTTGGCCTTTGTAGGAAATGTGTTCATAACCACGGATTCGGCTTATGCAGTGAAGAAGATCGACATGAGGATTGCAGATGGCATTAACCTGAACTTTGTTGAGGATATGTTTGTCAAGCAAGAATTCGAGAAGAACGAATATGGTGCCTATGAGTTGAAGACAGATGAGGTCAATATGGATTTCAACATTGTAGATGGCAATGGAGTAGGCATCTTTGGTAGGAGGACTGTTTCGTACAGCGATCTTCTTTATAATCAGCAGCGCTCAGACACCATCTATGCTGGTAACGAAAAAATCAAAGAATTGGCCTTGGTTGGGGAACAATCTGATGAGTTTTGGGAAGAGGCGAGGCATATGGAGTTGTCCAAATCTGAGCAAGGGGTTTACGCTCTGAATCAGGAAATCAAAGAATTGCCAGCATTCAAACGATTCATGGATATTTTGACTCTTGTGACCATTGGTTATCAAGATTTCAACAAAGTAGCCATGGGGCCAGTGGGAACTTTTGTGTCTTACAACCAGATCGAAGGTACTCGATTTCGATTCGGTGGTATGACTACTGAGAAGTTCAGTAGGTATTGGCAAATTCAAGCATATGGTGCCTACGGACTCATGGATGAGGAATGGAAATATGCAGGGAAGGTGTCACATTATTTCACTGAAAACCGATTGGATCATGCTTCGGTGTACTACGCAAAGGACTTGGTCAACCCTGGTGAAAGTCTACAATATGCGATGGAAGCAAATCTGTTTCACTCTTTCAGAAGAGGGGTCAATGATAAGATGATTTATTCGGATAAGTATGGTTTTAGCTATGGTAAAGTACTCGGAAGAGGCTTTTCTTATAACATAGGAGGGAGTGTAGAGGATTTACAGCCAGGTGGCGTACTCACTTTTCAGCCAGGCGTGATAGACACCAGTTTCAAAGACAAAGATCAACGTAGAGCGGAAGAAATTGAAGTTACTGAGCTGAAGTTAGGAATAAGATTTGCTCCCAATGAGCAGTATTATCAGGGGCGTACTGGAACATGGTCTATTCCTAATAAGTACCCAATAATCACCATTGATTATTGGCATGGGTTCAAAGATGTGTTTTATTCCGATTATAGTTATGATCGAATCCAGCTTAGAGTGTCCAAGCGCTTTTTTGTAGCTCCTTTTGGATATACAGATTTTGATGTGGCATACACCCAACTATGGGGACAGGTTCCCTATCCTTTGTTGACCTTGCCAAGAGGAAACCAATCCTATGCTTATTCTTCCAGGGCTTTTAACATGATGAACTATCTTGAGTTTGTCAGTGATCGCCAGGTCAACTTGCAATTGTCACATTACTTCAATGGCTATATCATGAACAAGATTCCTTTGGTCAATAAATTGAAGTTGAGATCTGTGGTGACCTATAAGGTGCTGTTCGGTACATTAAGTGATGTGAATAACCCTGACATGCATTCTGATTTACCGTCATTTCCTCACAATGTAGATGGAAGTCAAGCTACCTATGCTTTGACCAGTGATCCTTACATGGAGGCAAGTTTTGGTATCTCCAATATTTTTAAGTTTCTAAGAATTGATGCAGTGAAGCGAATTACCTATTTGGATAGACCCAATGTCCCTACAGGATGGGCAATCAGAGCCAAAGTACAAGTGGAATTCTAA
- a CDS encoding RNA polymerase sigma-70 factor, with amino-acid sequence MAKNSVHIFDFSDEKQFELLFKEFYQPLTAFAFQYLKDSIEAEETIQEIFSTLWQKSEEIEIRTTVKSYLYGAVRNNCLNQLKHKKVIQAHEETVRFQGEESNGEDFLELEELQQRIDSALDSLPEKCRQIFEMSRFEDKKYKDIAEELDLSIKTVETQMSRALKVMRAALGQYLTVLVLWVSWLIEKALSG; translated from the coding sequence GTGGCAAAGAACAGCGTACATATATTTGATTTTTCTGATGAAAAACAATTCGAACTCCTGTTCAAAGAGTTCTACCAGCCATTGACCGCTTTTGCTTTTCAGTATTTGAAGGATTCTATAGAGGCAGAAGAAACGATTCAGGAAATCTTCAGTACGCTCTGGCAAAAATCCGAGGAGATAGAAATTCGAACTACGGTCAAATCTTATCTCTATGGCGCTGTGCGAAACAATTGCCTCAATCAACTCAAACATAAAAAAGTCATCCAGGCTCATGAAGAGACCGTTCGTTTTCAGGGTGAAGAATCTAATGGCGAGGATTTTCTAGAGTTGGAAGAATTGCAGCAACGGATTGATTCTGCTTTGGATAGTCTTCCGGAAAAGTGCCGGCAGATTTTCGAAATGAGTCGATTTGAGGACAAGAAGTACAAGGATATTGCAGAAGAGTTGGACCTATCCATCAAAACTGTAGAAACTCAAATGAGCAGAGCGCTCAAGGTAATGAGAGCTGCGCTTGGGCAATACCTTACAGTTTTGGTACTATGGGTGAGTTGGTTAATCGAAAAAGCATTGTCAGGGTAA
- a CDS encoding FecR family protein, whose translation MSDKNGHIVNDEMLYRYFAKELSEIEEALVDDWKIISEENQRQFDEAHVFYLDMKALASIEKFENDVEDEKSWEKFKIKKEFKPKTPSTQEPQQEESISKLRLPYFNIAAAIGVLIIISWVLFGPSLSDDEYRITSNNSQDEVELKDGSHVTLNSHSEITYLSSFDEKERRVRLKGEAFFKVSKNPEKPFIVDLGSATVKVLGTAFNVNSVDPNEITVSVEEGKVSFMSASEEKILTAGQSAKLNTQTAQFESISEISNEANFWRTKSLIFDNNRLSEVIADLENLYDISIELDNPQLSDCTLTVSFENEKLENILEVVSTTLNLEVTLIDETYHLSGNGCQ comes from the coding sequence ATGAGTGATAAAAACGGACATATAGTGAATGATGAAATGCTTTATCGCTATTTCGCAAAGGAATTAAGCGAAATAGAGGAAGCATTGGTGGATGACTGGAAGATTATATCCGAAGAAAATCAAAGACAATTTGATGAGGCCCATGTTTTTTATCTGGATATGAAAGCCCTGGCTTCTATCGAGAAGTTCGAAAACGATGTGGAAGACGAAAAATCCTGGGAAAAATTCAAAATAAAAAAGGAGTTCAAACCAAAGACTCCTTCAACTCAAGAACCTCAGCAAGAAGAATCCATTAGCAAATTGCGCCTCCCCTATTTTAATATTGCTGCAGCCATAGGCGTATTGATTATTATCTCCTGGGTATTATTTGGCCCATCCTTATCAGATGATGAGTACCGAATCACCTCTAACAATAGTCAAGACGAAGTGGAGCTTAAGGACGGTAGTCATGTAACTCTTAATAGTCATTCTGAAATTACTTACTTAAGCTCATTTGATGAAAAGGAAAGGCGAGTGAGACTAAAAGGGGAAGCTTTTTTCAAAGTATCGAAAAACCCAGAAAAGCCTTTTATTGTCGATCTGGGTTCAGCTACCGTAAAAGTTTTGGGTACGGCATTCAACGTCAATTCTGTCGATCCAAATGAAATCACTGTGAGCGTAGAAGAAGGTAAAGTTAGCTTTATGTCAGCCAGTGAAGAAAAAATCCTGACAGCAGGTCAAAGTGCAAAGTTGAATACCCAAACAGCTCAATTTGAATCAATAAGTGAGATAAGCAATGAAGCCAATTTCTGGAGAACCAAGAGTTTAATATTCGATAACAACCGCTTGAGTGAAGTCATTGCTGATCTAGAAAATCTGTATGATATCTCCATCGAGCTGGACAATCCTCAATTATCAGACTGTACCCTGACAGTAAGCTTTGAAAATGAAAAGCTCGAGAATATTTTGGAAGTTGTATCCACCACGCTTAACCTGGAAGTTACCCTGATCGATGAAACCTACCACCTGTCTGGAAATGGCTGTCAATAG
- a CDS encoding carboxypeptidase-like regulatory domain-containing protein, with product MKPTTCLEMAVNRWLIASFVVLASFLTTLGQELNPQHLVSLSLKDATLQEALQSLDAMPDFTLSYNPGTLPEKSHITKKYVNQPIDEILKDLLGDDFEIKHIGRYVIIQKKEKKEKKNVTISGDIKDAKTGKTLKNVTVYEVNTLNSTLSDEEGQFKLKVKSKNEIATFAISRKDYQDTIIQVQDAPKLQQDIYLQPSKDAKPVNKERDLWLETKKLVKLFTSYNNRKNTENVDNIQDRYFQVSFVPSIGTNMSMGGQVRHKYSFNVLAGYSYGLDQGFELGGLYNIDRSDISGCQIGGIGNTVGGKTKGVQIGGVINVGRERLEGTQISGVTNWISDSVKGFQLAGFNNYSKGLNGAQVSGFTNIASTTDGFQLAGFSNHARDIEGMQLSSVINTARKINGVQLTAVINVAETTDGMQISSLLNTTKNLKGVQLGIINYADSISENALQIGFINLGRKNHLFEFGTEYSDVIPWRISLRTGTNKFYTAISAGTQFTERTESEALWSYGLGFGSKLFMTKKFFFNPEINCHNLLWHNDSDHESLNLLNKLHLNLGYQFFNHLSITGGPALNIYVTDYMNPQTGDLGMQIAKNTFYDQVEEENTRVQIWLGYQFAIRF from the coding sequence ATGAAACCTACCACCTGTCTGGAAATGGCTGTCAATAGATGGCTGATAGCCAGTTTTGTTGTATTAGCATCCTTCTTAACGACTTTAGGTCAAGAACTCAACCCGCAGCATTTAGTAAGCCTGAGTTTGAAAGACGCTACTCTCCAGGAGGCGCTTCAGTCCCTAGATGCCATGCCGGATTTTACGCTATCCTACAATCCAGGCACTTTACCTGAAAAATCTCATATCACTAAGAAGTACGTCAATCAACCGATAGATGAGATATTAAAAGATTTGCTAGGTGATGATTTCGAAATCAAACATATTGGTCGATATGTAATCATCCAGAAAAAAGAAAAAAAGGAAAAGAAAAACGTTACTATTAGCGGAGATATCAAGGATGCTAAAACAGGTAAGACTCTTAAAAATGTAACGGTATACGAGGTAAACACCTTGAACTCTACCCTATCAGATGAGGAAGGCCAATTTAAACTCAAAGTAAAAAGCAAAAATGAAATCGCCACCTTTGCCATCAGCCGAAAGGACTATCAGGACACAATAATTCAGGTTCAGGATGCCCCTAAACTTCAGCAGGACATCTACCTTCAACCCTCCAAAGATGCAAAGCCAGTAAATAAAGAAAGAGACCTATGGTTGGAGACCAAAAAACTGGTCAAATTATTTACCAGCTACAATAATCGAAAGAACACCGAAAATGTAGATAATATTCAGGATCGCTATTTTCAGGTTTCCTTTGTCCCCTCCATTGGTACCAATATGAGTATGGGTGGTCAAGTGCGTCACAAATATTCCTTTAATGTGCTGGCAGGCTACTCTTATGGCTTGGACCAAGGATTCGAGCTTGGTGGACTTTATAATATCGATCGCAGTGACATATCAGGATGCCAGATCGGTGGAATCGGCAATACCGTAGGTGGAAAAACCAAAGGTGTGCAAATAGGTGGTGTAATTAATGTTGGACGAGAACGATTAGAAGGTACACAAATATCCGGTGTCACCAACTGGATCAGCGATAGTGTCAAGGGTTTTCAACTGGCTGGTTTCAACAACTATTCTAAAGGACTCAATGGCGCACAAGTATCTGGATTCACCAATATTGCCTCTACTACCGATGGCTTCCAGTTGGCAGGTTTTAGCAATCACGCCAGAGATATTGAAGGAATGCAGCTTTCTTCTGTGATCAACACCGCTCGGAAGATCAATGGAGTGCAATTAACAGCGGTCATCAATGTCGCCGAAACAACTGATGGTATGCAAATAAGCTCCCTTCTCAACACCACCAAAAATCTGAAAGGTGTACAATTAGGAATCATCAATTACGCAGATTCTATTAGCGAAAACGCCTTACAAATTGGTTTTATCAATCTGGGAAGAAAGAATCACTTGTTTGAATTTGGAACAGAATATAGCGATGTGATACCCTGGAGGATCAGTCTCAGAACAGGAACAAACAAATTCTATACGGCCATTTCGGCAGGCACACAATTTACTGAAAGAACCGAATCTGAGGCGCTTTGGTCTTATGGACTGGGTTTTGGATCTAAACTATTCATGACTAAAAAATTCTTTTTCAACCCAGAGATCAATTGCCACAACCTCCTGTGGCACAACGACTCTGACCATGAATCTTTGAATCTACTCAACAAGCTGCATCTCAATTTGGGCTATCAGTTTTTCAATCACTTGAGTATAACAGGTGGTCCGGCACTCAATATTTATGTCACCGATTATATGAATCCGCAAACTGGTGACCTGGGAATGCAGATTGCGAAAAACACTTTTTATGATCAGGTAGAAGAAGAAAACACCAGAGTTCAAATATGGCTTGGATATCAATTTGCCATTCGTTTTTAA